Part of the Pseudodesulfovibrio mercurii genome is shown below.
GACCCCACGGCGAAGGTGCACAGCAGGTCCCACACCCCGATGACGGTGCTGACGCAGGGGAAGGTCACAGCGGGCGTATCCATCTGCGTCAGCAGCCAGCGGCCGCCGACGATGGACTCCATCCCGTTGAGCGTGGTGCTCTCCAGAAATTTCCATGGAATGAGGCCGCTGAAGAGGTACAGGGCATACTCGGCCAAGGGCTGTTTGTTGATCTGCGCGAAGACGATGGAGAGCACACCCAGGAACATGAACGGTTCGCCGACCGCCCAGAAGAACCCCAGCATCGCGTTGCGATACCGCAGGATGAACTGGCACTTCGCCAGTCCCATCACGACCCGAATGAAATGACTAACCGTATAATTCATGTAACAATGCCAAGTTATTAGCAATTGGTTAATTTGGATTCGACCATTTTCAGGATGTCCTCGACGCGGATCGCCTTCATGCATTGCGATTCTTTTGTCCCGGAGAGCGTGCAGGGGGAATATTCATTTCTCCAGCACGGCACGCAGCGTATGGTGTCGCTTGCGTCGATGTAATCGACGCTCGGATAATGCTTGGTCCGCTGCTCGGCGCTCGTCGGTCCGAACAGGGCAACGCACGGAATGCCGAGGGCTCCGGCGACATGCAGGAAGCTTGAATCCGGGCAGATGACGACGTCGCACAGGGAGAATATGGCCAGTGCCTCCCGAAGCGGCCTGTCGTCGATCGGATGGACGTTTTCAAGCTCGAAGCCCGTAATGGGCTTGTTGTGAAACAGGAACACGGAGTGTTTCCGAGACAGAATCCGGATCAGATCGGCAAAGTGCGGGTAATCCCGGTACCGTTCATCGGAGTGGAGCTGGATGCCGATCCGTTTCCGGCAGTTTGTCCCGACCGACGAGACGAAGCGCTTCGCGGCGTCGGATTCCTCCTGCGTCACATGGTAATACGTTTTCCAGTCCCCGCCGCTCGGGCCCTTGATGCCCATGGCCTTGCCGAATATTTCGATCCTGGACAGTTTCACATCCGGCGCCGTCAGCCCTTCGATGCGGCTTGCCGGGCAGGTCGTGAGGTCGTAGAGGGCGCTGTAGTCGTCCCTGCGGAAGACCCTTTCGTTGATATCCGTGACGGTGATCCCCGGCAGGCCCTTCAGCAGCGGCTTGAATTGTCCGGGGACGGCAAAATGCACCGGCCTGGCGGGATTCCTGGCCTGTAGCTCCGTCAACCCGGCCGTCATCATGAGAATATCGCCGATCCCTCCCATCGCGCGCGTGACCAGGATCGGCAGTCGCCCTTCGGCCTTCGCGCCCTGGCCGTCCCCCTTGGAAAGCATGGCGAGGGTGTCGCGGCCGACGCGATTGGATGAAAAGCCGAGAGCGCGGTAACCGAATCCGACGGCGCGGGTGATCCACGGCCCGACGAGCGGCAGCTTCCCCAGTATCGAGGCGCAGCAAAGGGGAAATATAAGCAGCTTGGCGGCCGGGGTCGCTTCTGCGTTGCGGGCGGTCAGGATCGGCAACACGCCGCGCGAGGCGATGATCAGTTTTTGGGCCCGGGTGACGGTGCGGATGCTGCTCGCCAGTCTCCACTGCAGCCGCATGAAGACGTCGGCATTGCCCGAATGGAGCTCGGCCTCCGCGTAGCGGTGGACAACATCCGCAAACAGGGATTTGTCGGCGAACAGATAGGGCCTGTCCACATAGTGCGCCAGGATGTCCGCGGCCTTTCCGGGTTCTCCGAGCTGGAGCGCCGTCGCAGCCATGTCCAGCGAAGCCCGCTGTTCCCATTCCGGGAACCGCCCCGCCGCCTGGCTCTTGGCTTTTCCCAGCGCCTCCAAGGCCTGTTCAAAAAGCTTTTGCCGGGAAAAGTAGTTCGCCGAATCAACATGGGCGAGAACCGTCTCGATCTGTCCCGGATGCTTTGCGAGGAGGCCGTCCAGGGCAACGGGAAGCAGCCTCAGTGCTCGGGCGGTCCGGGCCTCGAGCGTATGCGCGTCCTCGCATGTCGCGTTCTCTATGAGCCCCCGCACATAGGCCAAGAGGATGTACTTCGAGTCAATGGAGGACAACTCGACATCGGATGTCTTGATGTACTGGTACACATACCTGTTGTCTCCGTTGTATGCCAGTTTCTCTGTGGTCTTGATGTCCAGTGTCATTGTATCCATGCTCTGTTTTTATGTTTGAAGTTGCCGGTTTTCAGCTTTTGTTGGACTGAAGATTCGTCTCTTCCCGTGCGCCGGGGGTGTGTAGCGCGTTTTCGTCGGTATCCACTACCCGCCAGAGACCGCCCGTATGGAGGCCGAAGGCCCGAACCGGCTCGAAAAACGTCGGGTCGGCCCGATACTGGCCCAGCAACCGGAACAGGACGGAGCGCACAACGGCCCTGTCGGTCACGGCCAGAAAATCGGTGTTCCCGGAATGGGTGAGGTACGGATCGGGCAGGGCGGCGAAATCGAATTGGGCCGGTTCTTTCCCCGTCAGATCGAGGACACTGCCGAATCCTGTGTAGCCCTTGTCCATTACCGCCTGCGGCACCACGACGGCCCCGGCGTCCCGGTCATGGCGGAAGTCGCCCTTTTCGAAGAGGTCCAGGTGATTGGCCACGGCGGGCGGATGCTCGTCGAAGACGTGCGCGAAGGCGTACAGATATCCCACCGTGGTGTAGACGCGCGCGGGGAGGCAGAGGGCCACGGATAGTGTGCCGTTCGTTTTTTCCCGCATGCCCGCCATGAGTTCCGTGACATACTGCGGCCATTGTTTCCCTCGGCGGGACAGGTCCAATGCCGCATCCCGATGGCTCGCGAAATAGCGGATCCATCGGGCTGCGGTCCGCTGGTCGGATTGCATGAGCGGGTATGCGGCCACGAAACAGGAGGCGTCGGTCTGTGAGCCGCCGTCGAAATATACCGGCATGCCGGTCAGGAATTGGTAGAAGTACCCGTAATCCCACCAGGTCCAGATAAGCGTGTCCTGCGGAAAAGCCTGTTTCATTTCTCGGGCCAAGGTGAAATCCGGTGACGAGAAATAGGATTCCGGGGCATATTCCACGGCCTTGGCTCCGGCTCCGCTGAACAGGAGCACGGTGAACACCGCCAGTGCGCCGTATCGGCCGAGCTTCCATCCCGAGGCGGCCGCGTCCATCCGCGCCGCGAGCAAGCGGCAGACCTCCACGGCGCAGTACACCGTCAGCAGGGCCGCGGCCGGTACGAAAAACGGGATGAAGCGCCGGGAGAGCAGGGCGAAGATGCCGAAGGCCGCGCCGGGCAGCAGCAGGAAAAGGCTCTTCCAACCGAAACGCCATGCGTACAGGATGAAGCCCGGCGGCAGGAGGAGCAGCAGCCAGGCGCTTCCCAGCGTCCTGTCGCCGAGCTCCGCGAGCGTCAGCGGGTGCAGTTCCATGATGGCGTTGCTCAGCAGCGCTCCCTCTGCCCCGCCGAAAGCCAGCGAGATGTGCGCGACGGTGTAATCGTACCAGTCGGCGAAAGGCCATACGCGGGCCAGGGCCAGGGCCGTCGCGCACGCGATCGCGGCCAACAGCGTCAGTTTGACCGTGGCGTCTCCCCGCTGCCGGGGCCAATGGAGGAGATGACAGCCGAGGAATCCAGCGGCGAGGAAGGCCCCGGGCTTCCACCACAGCCATTGCAGAACGAGCAGGGCCGCGTACCCGGCCGCCCAGGCGAGGCGGCGGGAGGGAATGGAAAGGCGCATGACGCAGTAGAGCGACGCGTATGCCAGAAACGGGGCCAACGCGTCCGTGTCCACCGCGCCCAGGTGGGTCCGGTCGATCCAGTAGGGCGAGAGAAGGGCCAGCAGGGGGGCCAGAACAGCAACGGCAGGGGCCTTCGTGTCCATGGCCCAGGGCAATACCGCCAGGAGCATGGTCAGCCCGAGGATCGGGCCCAGGGGAGCGCTCGCCGCAAGCAGGGACGGGATGTCTGTTCCGCCCAGGAAGGCCAGCAGCCGGGAGAGCAGCATGGAGCCGCTCCACAGCCCCGCGAGAGGGGTGCCCTGGGCCGCGAACAGGCGGGCGTGGTTCAGGTGGTAGTAGCCGTCGTTGTTGGTCACCGCCATGACGCCGTCCACCCTGCAGCCTGCGGCCTGGAGCAGCCCGGCGTGGTGTTCGGCGAGCAGAAAATTCAGGAGCACGCCGACCGCCAGCGCGCACAGCCCGGCCAGGGCGGTCCTGTTCGGGGTGGATTGTCCCATGCGGCTCACCATAACCCGCTTTGGGTGAGGATGCCCGGCACCACGTCCCGCCAATCCCCGGTATGGCCCACGCCGTCCACCTTGACGATCCGGACGTTGTCGGGGTTGCCCAGCTCGGATGCGTACCGCTCCGCGATCTCGGGGGGCATGATCGCGTCGTCGCGGCTGACGATGTGCAACTGGGGTATTTTTCGCAGGGCCGCCTTGTCGTCCAGGGGGTTGAGGGAGTTTTGCAGTGGAGACACCTCGTGCAGGCGGGTCCAGAAGGGGTGGTCGATATTGCCGGCCACCGTCACGACCGCGTCCACGTCGTCCCGCCGCTCGGCCAGCAGCAGCGCGACGCACCCGCCGCCGGAGTACCCCAGCAGCTTGAGCCGGGAGGCGTGCGTCCGGGCCTTGGCCTGGTCGAGAAAACCGTTCATTTCGGCAATGACGGGCTCCGAGAAGCGGGCCGAGGTCCACAGCGGGGTGGAGCAATTACGGCGTTGGTCGCCTTCGACGTATTGACAGGGACGCGCAAGGTAGAGCACCGCGTCATGGGAATCCGTGGCGGCCAGCATGAGTCCGATGGGCGTTCCCGGCGTGGGGTCGGAGGACGGACGATTGCGGGTCCGCCAGGCCATGCCGTCTCCTTCGATGTAGACGCGCAAGGTGGCGCCTGCGCCTCGCTCATAGCCGATCAGGTCGAAATATTTACCGGAATAGGCGACCGGGACGAGGTTGGCGCTGCGGGCCAGCTCGGCCGGGTCCGTCCGCCCGAGGCAACCGGCCAGGAGCGGCGCGGAGAGAACCGCGACGACCAGGAAGCGGACAAGGCGCAGGGTCGCGGCAAATCCGCCGTAGCCGCGCAGAGGCGTCCAAGAAAGGAACGTCCGCATGTTCAGGTCAACTCCTTGTCAACGTTCACGGGGGGCGAACCGCCATCTCCAAACGGGCCGGACGAGGTCCGGTTCGTTCACCGGTCTTCGCCGTCCGTCTTGTCCCCGTCTTTCCCGAGGTCCATGAGCCGCGCTTCGTATGCAGCCATTTTCTGCGTCAGGACCCGTATCCTGGTTTCATGGCGTGTCAGTTGGATCTCCAGGGTGAGCAGCTTGACGAGCAGGATGCACAGGCTGACGATAATCAGCAGAACCGGCGGATAGTGCACGCCGAGCAACCCGCCCAGCCAGTCGAGGATGGACGGAAATATCCCGAACAGGATGAGACAGAACACGGCGCCCAGCCAAAGCGCGGTCTGGTACACGCCGATGCGCTGCCTGCGGATCAGCCAGATGATCACGCCGCCGACGACCAGGGCGATCGCCGTGGAGACTTCATTAAAAAGCGTCATGCCCTTCCTGTTCGCGGCTCTTTCGTCCGCTGCCGGTTATCCAATCGACGAAAATCCAGATGAAAGTCTTCACCAGATATTGCCCGACGTCTAACCATGTGTCGAAAATCCTGGAGTGCCCGACGACCCGTTCGCACATGCCGATGGCGTGTTCGCGGCAGACCAGCCCCTTGCGGCGCAACAACAGCAACACGCCGATGTCCTGGTAGTCGAGCAGTGCGCCCTCCCCGGACAGCAACACGTCCAGCGCCTTGTGGTCATACACCCGGAAGCCGGAAGTCAGATCGACGATCCCGAGCCCCGTCAACCGCGCGAACAGCCGCCAGGCGAACTTCCTGGCCCGGCTTCCCCGTTGGGGACAGCTGCCGATGAGCGTGTTGGCGTCCTCGCGCTCAAATTCCCGGATCAGTTCGGGGATGTATCGCGGCTTGTGCTGCCCGTCTCCGTCCATGGTGATGAAACAGTCGTGCTCCGCCCGCCGGAGCGCATGGCGAAGCCCCGCCTGAACGGCCATCCAGGCCCCGGCGGTGTAGGGGAGCCTGAGAACCTCGGCCCCGGCCGCGACAGCCTCGCCGTATGTTGTGTCCGCGCTGTTGTCGTCAACCACGTAGACCGCGCAGCCGAGCTGCCGGACCTGCTCCACCACGGAGCCGATCGTGGGCGCCTCGTTCAGGGCCGGAATGATGACGGCGACACGGGAGGGGTTGATCATTCTACTCTCGGCTAGGGTTGAAGGGCAGGGGCTCAAGTAAAAAAAAGGACGGCAACAGCCGCCCTTTTTGTCAGATTCGCCGGTTGGTGCGGCTAGAACTCGTAGCGAATGAAGAGCTGGCCACGGTAAGCCTCGTAGTCGGTGCGTCCCATGCTGGCGCCGCCTTCAAGGCCCAGGGTCATCGCGTCGTCCAAGTACCAGTTCGTGCCGAGAATGCCTTCGAACTCGTCATAGTCGGAGCCGACCGGGATGGTGGACGTCTGGACGTCGTACAGGTAACGGAGCGCCGCGTAGGGTTCGAGGCCGAAATCATAGAGATAGGAGGCCTTGGCTTCCGCGCTGACCTGACCCAGGTAGCTGTCCGGGTTGTCGATTTCGGTGCCGCCGCGCGAGTAGGTGCTCAGGTCGCCGTTTACGTACATGTAGCCCACGCGTCCGCTCAACGTCCACGCGTCGATGTTGTAGCTCTGGCTCAGGCCGATGCTGGAGAGCAGGCGGGTCGCGTCGTAGTGACTGGTGTCGGTGCCGTCGCTGTCCTTGTAACGACTGTCGGTGTAGCCGAAGGCGGCATCGAGGACGGTGCTGTCGGTGAATTTGTAGGCAGCGTAGGGCATGATGGTCCATTCGTAATCGGTCTTGAGGGAACCGTTGTCGGTGCCGTTGTTCCAGCCTTCCTTGTCGAGGTCCAGGCTGCCGTATCCACCGGCTACACCGATCAGCAGGTCGGGGGTGGCGCGCCAGTCTATCCCGGCAAAGGCGCTGTAGTAATTGGCGTCGTAGCGGCTGCCGCTGGCCGTGTTCTGGAAGTTGATGTAGGTACCCATGCCCCAGATGCCGAGGTTGGCGGCGACGTCACCGGAGGCAAGGCCGATCTCTTTGGCATTGGTATTGAATTTGAAATTGCCGTTTGCGTCCAGTTTGGCAACCTGGTTTACCTGGCCGCCTTTGGATCCGGCGCCGGCAATGGAGGCGATGCGGCTGGTGACGGCCATGACGGCCTGGGTGCTCGATGTACGGACAATGTCGCTGGCGGCCTGCTCCTGGCCATTCGTTTCGGCAAACGCCGCGGGCGCGGCAAACAGTACGATGGCGGCGATCAGCATAATCAAACGGTTCATAAACTTTTTGTCCCCTGATTTGTGGACCATGGACATGACATGCCGGGACGGCTTGCCTGTGAATGGGCCTCGCTCCTGAATTCGTTAAACCATACAATCCCAAGTGGGCGTGTCAACTTGTCACAACAAAATATAACGAGTTGTTATGACGGCGTAGGGCCTTCAAACCGACTTGCCGTGCACCCCTTTCATCCGCAAGGAGCGCCAAGCCGATGTTGCATGGTGCGTAACATACCCATGGGCGACTGTAAAGTTATCCGACTAATTAATGTGAAATTTCATTAATTCAAATTGTTGTCGAGGCCTGGGACGAATCGCCGCAGGCCTTCGCAGACGGGGGCCCACGGAGGTCGCGAACCGGTAGAGGGGATTGCGGCCGGCAAGTTGCTTCCGGCCGGGGTCTGGTGTACCCGACATCAGACATGCGCATCCTTCATATAAGCAAGTTCAGCCACCCGGAGCGCGGCGGCATCGAGTCCTTCGTCAGGGACCTGACCACCGAACAGGCCCGCCAGGGCCATGACGTCGCCGTTCTCTGTCACCAGGCGCACCCATGGAGAGCCACGGAACGGAGCGTTTCGGAGGGCGTTGTCTCCGTGCAGGCACGGATTTTGTGCAATGTGGGCTTTGCCCCCGTCTCTCCGCTGTTTCCCCTGCATCTGCGGCGTCTTGTCCGGGAGAAGCGGCCCGAGATCATCCATTTGCACCTGCCGAACCCGGCGGCGCTGTACTCGGGGTGGTTCCCCGCCGATATTCCCTTGGTGATCCATTGGCATGCCGACGCGGACGGTCTGCCCGGCCGCCTGTATCGCAGCTTGTACCCTGTCTATGGGCTGTTCGAGGCCAAATGCCTCTCGCTGGCCGACTCCGTGATCGCGACATCGCCGGCCTACGCCGCGTCGAGCCGATCCCTGGCGCACCTGCGGGACAAATGCGTGGTGGTGCCCCTGGGGCTCGATCTTGCCCGTTATCCGGAAGACGCGCAGCTTTCGCGGACGCAGGAGCCCACCATCCTGAGCGTGGGCCGCTTCGCCTATTACAAGGGATATGAAACCCTGGTCGAGGCGGCGCGGATGGTCCCGGCGGCGCGGTTCGTCATTGTCGGGGACGGCCCGCTGCACGGAAAAATCAGCTCCATGATCCGTGAGCGGGGGCTTGCCGACCGGGTCCGACTTCCGGGTTCTCTGCCGGACCGGGAACTTCGGGTCCTGTTGCAGCTGGCGACCCTTGTCTGCCTTCCCTCGGTGGACCGAGCCGAGGCCTTCGGCCTGGTCCAGCTGGAAGCCATGCGCTATGGAGTTCCCCTTGTCAGCACGGCCATTCCCGGGTCAGGCGTCGACTGGGTCAACCAGGACGGCGTCACCGGCCTGGTGGTACCGCCAGGGAACGCGGAGGCGCTCGCCCACGCCTTGCAATGGGTCGTCGATCATGAGCAAACCGCCGAAGCCATGGGCAAGGCGGGGCGCCTTCGCCTGGAGTCCCATTTTACCATTGAAAGGGTAACGTCGGCGCTCGACAACGTGTATGCGCGAGTACGGGGGCTTTCAGGGTAGTCGTACGGACATGGGGCAATGGGCGGAAACGGGTCAGGGTC
Proteins encoded:
- a CDS encoding glycosyltransferase family 9 protein, encoding MTLDIKTTEKLAYNGDNRYVYQYIKTSDVELSSIDSKYILLAYVRGLIENATCEDAHTLEARTARALRLLPVALDGLLAKHPGQIETVLAHVDSANYFSRQKLFEQALEALGKAKSQAAGRFPEWEQRASLDMAATALQLGEPGKAADILAHYVDRPYLFADKSLFADVVHRYAEAELHSGNADVFMRLQWRLASSIRTVTRAQKLIIASRGVLPILTARNAEATPAAKLLIFPLCCASILGKLPLVGPWITRAVGFGYRALGFSSNRVGRDTLAMLSKGDGQGAKAEGRLPILVTRAMGGIGDILMMTAGLTELQARNPARPVHFAVPGQFKPLLKGLPGITVTDINERVFRRDDYSALYDLTTCPASRIEGLTAPDVKLSRIEIFGKAMGIKGPSGGDWKTYYHVTQEESDAAKRFVSSVGTNCRKRIGIQLHSDERYRDYPHFADLIRILSRKHSVFLFHNKPITGFELENVHPIDDRPLREALAIFSLCDVVICPDSSFLHVAGALGIPCVALFGPTSAEQRTKHYPSVDYIDASDTIRCVPCWRNEYSPCTLSGTKESQCMKAIRVEDILKMVESKLTNC
- a CDS encoding oligosaccharyl transferase STT3 subunit; amino-acid sequence: MGQSTPNRTALAGLCALAVGVLLNFLLAEHHAGLLQAAGCRVDGVMAVTNNDGYYHLNHARLFAAQGTPLAGLWSGSMLLSRLLAFLGGTDIPSLLAASAPLGPILGLTMLLAVLPWAMDTKAPAVAVLAPLLALLSPYWIDRTHLGAVDTDALAPFLAYASLYCVMRLSIPSRRLAWAAGYAALLVLQWLWWKPGAFLAAGFLGCHLLHWPRQRGDATVKLTLLAAIACATALALARVWPFADWYDYTVAHISLAFGGAEGALLSNAIMELHPLTLAELGDRTLGSAWLLLLLPPGFILYAWRFGWKSLFLLLPGAAFGIFALLSRRFIPFFVPAAALLTVYCAVEVCRLLAARMDAAASGWKLGRYGALAVFTVLLFSGAGAKAVEYAPESYFSSPDFTLAREMKQAFPQDTLIWTWWDYGYFYQFLTGMPVYFDGGSQTDASCFVAAYPLMQSDQRTAARWIRYFASHRDAALDLSRRGKQWPQYVTELMAGMREKTNGTLSVALCLPARVYTTVGYLYAFAHVFDEHPPAVANHLDLFEKGDFRHDRDAGAVVVPQAVMDKGYTGFGSVLDLTGKEPAQFDFAALPDPYLTHSGNTDFLAVTDRAVVRSVLFRLLGQYRADPTFFEPVRAFGLHTGGLWRVVDTDENALHTPGAREETNLQSNKS
- a CDS encoding alpha/beta fold hydrolase: MRTFLSWTPLRGYGGFAATLRLVRFLVVAVLSAPLLAGCLGRTDPAELARSANLVPVAYSGKYFDLIGYERGAGATLRVYIEGDGMAWRTRNRPSSDPTPGTPIGLMLAATDSHDAVLYLARPCQYVEGDQRRNCSTPLWTSARFSEPVIAEMNGFLDQAKARTHASRLKLLGYSGGGCVALLLAERRDDVDAVVTVAGNIDHPFWTRLHEVSPLQNSLNPLDDKAALRKIPQLHIVSRDDAIMPPEIAERYASELGNPDNVRIVKVDGVGHTGDWRDVVPGILTQSGLW
- a CDS encoding DUF2304 domain-containing protein; amino-acid sequence: MTLFNEVSTAIALVVGGVIIWLIRRQRIGVYQTALWLGAVFCLILFGIFPSILDWLGGLLGVHYPPVLLIIVSLCILLVKLLTLEIQLTRHETRIRVLTQKMAAYEARLMDLGKDGDKTDGEDR
- a CDS encoding glycosyltransferase family 2 protein — its product is MINPSRVAVIIPALNEAPTIGSVVEQVRQLGCAVYVVDDNSADTTYGEAVAAGAEVLRLPYTAGAWMAVQAGLRHALRRAEHDCFITMDGDGQHKPRYIPELIREFEREDANTLIGSCPQRGSRARKFAWRLFARLTGLGIVDLTSGFRVYDHKALDVLLSGEGALLDYQDIGVLLLLRRKGLVCREHAIGMCERVVGHSRIFDTWLDVGQYLVKTFIWIFVDWITGSGRKSREQEGHDAF
- a CDS encoding autotransporter outer membrane beta-barrel domain-containing protein, yielding MNRLIMLIAAIVLFAAPAAFAETNGQEQAASDIVRTSSTQAVMAVTSRIASIAGAGSKGGQVNQVAKLDANGNFKFNTNAKEIGLASGDVAANLGIWGMGTYINFQNTASGSRYDANYYSAFAGIDWRATPDLLIGVAGGYGSLDLDKEGWNNGTDNGSLKTDYEWTIMPYAAYKFTDSTVLDAAFGYTDSRYKDSDGTDTSHYDATRLLSSIGLSQSYNIDAWTLSGRVGYMYVNGDLSTYSRGGTEIDNPDSYLGQVSAEAKASYLYDFGLEPYAALRYLYDVQTSTIPVGSDYDEFEGILGTNWYLDDAMTLGLEGGASMGRTDYEAYRGQLFIRYEF
- a CDS encoding glycosyltransferase, producing the protein MRILHISKFSHPERGGIESFVRDLTTEQARQGHDVAVLCHQAHPWRATERSVSEGVVSVQARILCNVGFAPVSPLFPLHLRRLVREKRPEIIHLHLPNPAALYSGWFPADIPLVIHWHADADGLPGRLYRSLYPVYGLFEAKCLSLADSVIATSPAYAASSRSLAHLRDKCVVVPLGLDLARYPEDAQLSRTQEPTILSVGRFAYYKGYETLVEAARMVPAARFVIVGDGPLHGKISSMIRERGLADRVRLPGSLPDRELRVLLQLATLVCLPSVDRAEAFGLVQLEAMRYGVPLVSTAIPGSGVDWVNQDGVTGLVVPPGNAEALAHALQWVVDHEQTAEAMGKAGRLRLESHFTIERVTSALDNVYARVRGLSG